The following coding sequences are from one Nicotiana tabacum cultivar K326 chromosome 1, ASM71507v2, whole genome shotgun sequence window:
- the LOC107812639 gene encoding uncharacterized protein LOC107812639 isoform X2 has product MSEMEDVKDQIDGAEKPMPSTKQEEEVVKKKYGGIMPKKPPLISKDHERAYFDSADWALGKQGVAKPKGPLEALRPKLQPTNQQTRYRKSPYAPSEGEGAQNIRGLMA; this is encoded by the exons ATGTCAGAGATGGAGGATGTCAAAGACCAAATAGATGGAGCAGAAAAGCCAATGCCATCAACCAAACAGGAA GAGGAAGTTGTTAAAAAGAAATACGGAGGAATTATGCCAAAGAAACCACCTCTTATCTCTAAG GATCATGAACGTGCTTATTTTGATTCTGCGGATTGGGCTCTTGGAAAG CAAGGTGTAGCGAAGCCTAAAGGTCCACTCGAGGCACTTCGGCCAAAGTTGCAG CCGACGAATCAACAAACTCGATACCGCAAGTCGCCTTATGCTCCATCTGAGGGTGAAG GTGCACAAAACATTCGGGGGTTGATGGCTTAG
- the LOC107812639 gene encoding uncharacterized protein LOC107812639 isoform X1, with translation MSEMEDVKDQIDGAEKPMPSTKQEEEVVKKKYGGIMPKKPPLISKDHERAYFDSADWALGKQGVAKPKGPLEALRPKLQPTNQQTRYRKSPYAPSEGEDGSNAPPEDATANE, from the exons ATGTCAGAGATGGAGGATGTCAAAGACCAAATAGATGGAGCAGAAAAGCCAATGCCATCAACCAAACAGGAA GAGGAAGTTGTTAAAAAGAAATACGGAGGAATTATGCCAAAGAAACCACCTCTTATCTCTAAG GATCATGAACGTGCTTATTTTGATTCTGCGGATTGGGCTCTTGGAAAG CAAGGTGTAGCGAAGCCTAAAGGTCCACTCGAGGCACTTCGGCCAAAGTTGCAG CCGACGAATCAACAAACTCGATACCGCAAGTCGCCTTATGCTCCATCTGAGGGTGAAG ATGGAAGCAATGCGCCACCAGAGGATGCAACTGCAAATGAATGA